In the Rattus rattus isolate New Zealand chromosome 18, Rrattus_CSIRO_v1, whole genome shotgun sequence genome, one interval contains:
- the Tmprss3 gene encoding transmembrane protease serine 3, with protein MGENDPPAAEAPFSFRSLFGLDDLKISSVAPDGDAVAAQILSLLPLKFFPIIVIGIIALILALAIGLGIHFDCSGKYRCHSSFKCIELTARCDGVPNCKDGEDEYRCVRVSGQRAALQVFTAAAWRTMCSDDWKSHYAKIACAQLGFPSYVSSDHLRVDALEEQFQGDFVSINHLLPDDKVTELHHSVYMREGCTSGHVVTLKCSACGMRTGYSPRIVGGNVSSLTQWPWQVSLQFQGYHLCGGSVITPLWIVTAAHCVYDLYHPKSWTVQVGLVSLMDSPVPSHLVEKIIYHSKYKPKRLGNDIALMKLSEPLTFDETIQPICLPNSEENFPDGKLCWTSGWGATEDGGDASPVLNHADVPLISNKICNHRDVYGGIISPSMLCAGYLKGGVDSCQGDSGGPLVCQERRLWKLVGATSFGIGCAEVNKPGVYTRITSFLDWIHEQLERDLKT; from the exons ATGGGGGAAAACGACCCTCCAGCAGCCGAAGCCCCCTTCTCCTTCCGGTCACTCTTCGGCTTGGACGATTTGAAAATAAGTTCTGTGGCACCAG ATGGAGATGCAGTGGCCGCCCAGATCTTGTCCCTTCTGCCCTTGAAGTTTTTTCCGATCATCGTCATTGGGATCATAGCCTTGATACTGGCGTTGGCCATCGGCCTGGGCA TCCACTTCGACTGCTCTGGGAAGTACAGGTGCCATTCATCTTTCAAGTGTATTGAACTAACAGCCCGATGTGACGGGGTCCCCAATTGCAAGGACGGGGAGGATGAGTACCGTTGCG TGCGGGTGAGCGGCCAAAGAGCAGCGCTCCAAGTGTTCACGGCTGCTGCATGGAGGACCATGTGTTCGGATGACTGGAAAAGCCACTATGCCAAGATTGCCTGTGCCCAGCTGGGGTTTCCCAG CTATGTGAGCTCAGACCACCTCAGAGTGGATGCACTTGAGGAGCAGTTCCAGGGCGACTTCGTGTCCATCAATCACCTCTTGCCAGATGACAAGGTGACCGAGTTACACCACTCTGTGTACATGAG GGAAGGCTGCACCTCAGGCCATGTGGTCACCTTGAAGTGCTCAG CCTGTGGGATGAGAACTGGCTACAGTCCCCGCATTGTAGGTGGAAACGTGTCCTCGCTCACTCAGTGGCCCTGGCAGGTCagcctccagttccaggggtacCACCTATGTGGGGGCTCCGTCATCACCCCTCTGTGGATTGTCACCGCTGCGCACTGTGTTTACGA CCTGTACCACCCCAAGTCCTGGACTGTCCAGGTGGGTCTCGTGTCCCTGATGGACAGTCCTGTGCCCTCCCACTTGGTGGAGAAAATCATCTACCACAGCAAGTACAAACCAAAGCGACTGGGCAATGACATCGCCCTCATGAAGCTGTCCGAGCCACTCACCTTTGACG AGACCATCCAGCCCATCTGCCTGCCCAACTCTGAAGAGAACTTTCCAGATGGGAAATTGTGCTGGACCTCAGGATGGGGAGCCACAGAGGACGGAG GTGACGCCTCCCCTGTCCTGAACCACGCGGACGTCCCTTTAATTTCAAACAAGATCTGCAACCACAGGGATGTGTATGGCGGTATCATTTCACCCTCCATGCTCTGTGCGGGCTATCTGAAAGGCGGTGTGGACAGCTGCCAG GGAGACAGCGGGGGACCCCTGGTGTGCCAGGAGAGGAGACTGTGGAAGTTAGTGGGTGCGACAAGCTTTGGAATTGGCTGTGCTGAGGTGAACAAGCCTGGAGTCTACACACGAATCACCTCCTTCCTGGACTGGATTCACGAACAGTTGGAG AGAGATCTGAAGACTTGA